The Halogranum gelatinilyticum genome contains a region encoding:
- a CDS encoding cupin domain-containing protein, protein MTESNPKPVIKRATDVEYEPVGAADGMSKGVLIDESDGAPHFAIRRFTLEPGASVPRHTNEVEHEQYVLAGEYTVGIGDEEYTVAAGDSLLIPAGAVHWYRNEGDLRGAFLCAVPNGDDAIDLVEE, encoded by the coding sequence AAGCCAGTCATCAAGCGCGCGACCGACGTTGAGTACGAACCCGTCGGGGCCGCAGACGGGATGTCGAAAGGCGTCCTCATCGACGAATCGGACGGCGCGCCGCATTTCGCCATCCGGCGGTTCACCCTCGAACCGGGCGCGTCGGTCCCGAGACACACGAACGAGGTCGAACACGAACAGTACGTCCTCGCCGGGGAGTACACCGTCGGTATCGGCGACGAGGAGTACACTGTCGCTGCGGGCGACTCGCTTCTCATCCCGGCAGGAGCCGTCCACTGGTACCGCAACGAGGGCGACCTTCGCGGGGCCTTCCTCTGTGCCGTCCCGAACGGCGACGACGCAATCGATCTCGTGGAGGAGTAG